Part of the Mycolicibacterium thermoresistibile genome, GGGTGGGGCCACGCAGCACCACGAAACACTCTTGCGTCGCCAACCCCGGTGGCCGTTCGAGGCGCAGATAGGCCGATAGTTCGGTGAAGAACACCGCATCGACCGGCACCACCCGTTCCTTCGAGCCTTTGCCGAGCACCCGCAACCGACGTCGACCGAAATCGACGTCTGCCAGCCGCAGTGATCGCACCTCGGCGCTGCGCAGACCCCCGAACAGCATGGCCCACACCATCGCCCGATCCCGATGAGTGCGCAACGACGCCACGAACTGCTCTACCGCGTCGGCGTCGAGGGATTCGGGCAGCAGTCGCGGTTGACGCACCAGCCGGCCCCCGGCTCGGGGTCGGCCCGGTCCGAGGTGCCCGAGCAGTCCGCGCGCTTGTGGTCGCAGGCCCTGCCCGCGCCGCGGTGAGGGCACCGGATTGTCGGCGCGCATCCTGGTCATCACCAGGTACTCGAACAACGCCCGCACCGCCGCGACTCGTCGGTTGATCGTCGACGCCGCCGCGCCCCGATCACCTCGTGTCGCCATACCTGGGCGGGGTTCGCGGCGCACGTCCTGCCAGTCGATCCACTCGAACACCGTCACCGGCGTCACCGCCGCCACCGTGAGGTCGCGATCGAGAAGGAACCGGGCCAGGTTGAGCACGTCGAACGCATACGCCCGCACCGTTGCCGCACTGAATCCGCGTCCGGCCAAGTGTGTCAGGAATGCGTTCGCCGCTGCGCTTCCCTCCCACTGGCCGTCGATCGCATAGCCGTCGCCGTGGGTCCGCACCCGAACGGTCATGGTCTGCCCCTCTCGATCGAGCTGACACCGCCAGCATGCGCCGAGCAACGCCGTCGGCCCCGGACCTCACGCCGCACCCATGATCGTGTCGTGAGAGGGCCGGTTAACCGATCGGGGGTTGTTCGACCAGATCTGGCGCCAGATCTGCTTGGGGAACGCGGTGAACGCCAGCAGGTCCGGGCGGGCTGCCTGCAGGTGGTCGGCGACCTTCGGCAGCTTATCGACAAGTGCGTCGATGATCCGATCGTATTGCGCCGCAACTGACTCAGCATCGGGTTGGTCGAACACCGAATGCAACAGAGTGCGTACCCACGGCCACGAACTCTTGGGCGTGACGGCCATCAGGTTGGTTGTGTAGTGGGTGCGGCAGCGCTGCCACGTGGCGCCGGGCAGGGTGGCGCCGATCGCGGCGACCAGCCCGGTGTGCGCGTCGCTGGTGACCAGTTTGACCCCGGACAGGCCGCGGGCGGTCAACGACCGCCAGAACGCCAGCCACCCGGCGCCGTCCTCGGCGGTGGTGACGTCGACACCGAGGATCTCGCGGTAGCCCTCGGCGTTCACACCCGTGGCGATCAGGGCGTGCACGTTGACCACCCGGCCCTGCTCGCGGACCTTGAGCACCAGCGCGTCGGCGGCCACGAACGTGTACGGGCCGGCATCCAGCGGCCGGGTGCGGAAGGCCTCGACGGCGGTGTCGAGCTCGGTGGCCATCACACTGACTTGGGATTTCGACAGGCTGGTGATGCCCAACGTCTCGACGAGCTTGTCCATCCGCCGGGTCGAGACCCCGAGCAGGTAGCACGTGGCGACCACGGTCGTCAGGGCACGCTCGGCGCGTTTGCGGCGTTCCAACAGCCAGTCCGGGAAGTACGAACCGTGCCGTAGCTTGGGGATCGCTAAATCAAGACTGCCTGCGCGGGTGTCGAATCGGCGGTGCCGGTACCCGTTACGGGAATTGGTGCGCTCAGCGCTGCGCTCGCCGTATCCGGCACCGCACAGGGCGTCGGCCTCGGCACCCATCAGAGTGTGGATGAACGTGGCCAGCAGCTCGCGCAGCACGTCGGGATGGGTGGTGGTGAGTCGTTCGGCCAACACGGTGGGCAGGTCGATATTGTGGGCAGTGGTCATCGCGTGTGTTCCTTCTTTGCTCGAGTGACTTTCGACGGTCCCTCGAAGAATCACGCGATGACCCTCAATCATTCGGCTACGACACGCCGGTACCACTGATCAGGTCCGACTCGTACACCACTCTGCTGGACGCAACCGCACGCCGAAATCACTATCAGATGTACTCGCGCAGTTCCCGGATGAGACCGCCACCACCCACCCGGCCGATCACGCAGGCGTGCCGAACCGGGGCGGTGCCGGCGGGTTCGACGTGGACCTCGTGCTCCTCGAGGAAACCACCGGCGAAGAACTCCCGGCGCACCCTCCGGTACCGGTAGGCCGGGGCGTCCGCCGGCCGTCCGGCCATCCGCTCGGCGAAGGACCGCGCGGTCCGCTGCTCGGTGCCGTTGCGGACGATGACCCCGTCCGGCTCGAAACAGCACCAGAACGCCTCGGCGTCACCGCGCTCGATCGCCGTGAACAGGCGGGTGGCCAATTCGTCGAGTCGGTCCGATCCGGCCACCGCCCGCTCCTCGTGTTCGTTACCCGTTCGCCTCATCGAGACGGCGCTGCAGGCTGGGGGTCAACTGCTTCAGCTCGGCCAGCTCGAGCACACCGGTGCCCAGCCGTCCGCCGCATTCGAACATCGCGAACCCGTTGCTGGTGAACCAGCCGTCATGGTGGTTGCTCAACTGCGAACTCACGCAGTCCCCGGTGATGTGGTACGCATCGCCGGGTTTGGTCCAGATCCGGGCGTCGCAGCCCTCGACGCTGAACCCGTCGTCACCGACCCGGCCGCCGAACGACATCCTGGTCACTTCCTTGAATTCGCCGTCGAACACGTATCCGAACGCCCGCACGCCGGCGTTGGTGGCGAATGTGCCCGCCGCGCAGTAGAAGTTCTCCGAGAACGTCGCGCAGATCCAGCGGTGCGCGCCGACGGTGTTCCAGTCCCGGATACCCCAGGAGTGATCCTGGAACGCCCAACCGGACACCTCCAGCGTCTGGCCCCCTTGGGTGACCGTCCCCGACGCCCTGCCGAAGGTCTCGTAGTGGTTGGCACCGACTTCGGCGCCGCTGCCGTCCAGCGCCACCGAGATCGCATCGGTGAACGCCTCGTAGACGATGTCGACCTTTGTTCCGGTGCTGGGATATTCGCTGCTGAACCGATACTTCTGCAGCGGTTCCAGCGTCTGGATCCTCATCCGGCCGATCTCGAACTTCGACAGATCCTGATCGGGTATCGGCAGCGTGAGGGCGTTGAAGTGCCCTGCGTGGCGGCCCTGGACCGTCACCCAGTCCCACACATCGGCCCGTTCGCGGGGCCGCTGCAACCCGAAGTGGTGCGATCCGCCGGACATGTTCGACGGGTCGAACCAGTAGAGCACCCAGCTCTCCTGCCACCGCTCATCGTCGCCGGTGGGCTGGTGCGATCCGTCGTCGGCCGGATCTACCTTGCGTAGCTTCAACTGCTTCCCTTCCAGACGTTCAGGCGGCTCAGGCGGCTCCGGCGGGGGCGGGTTCGAGCACCTCGACCAGCCCGGTGGTACCGTTGATCCGGACGTAGGCGCCGTCGGGGATGATCTGCGTGGCGCCCACGATCTGCACGGCGGGGATCCCATGCTCGCGCGACAGGCAGGCCCCGTGTGCGAGCATGCCGCCGGTCTCGATGATCAGCCCGCTGATCACCCCGAACACCGGCGACCAGCCCGGGTCGGTGGCGTTGCAGACCAGCACGTCGCCCTGTTCGAGGGTGCCGATCTCAGTCATGCTGGCCAGCACCCGCGCCCGGCCCTCGACCTGCCCGGCCGAGGTGCCGACACCGTTGATCGCACCGCTGCCCGCCACGGCGGCCGGGGCCGCCTCGTCGACCGGGGTCTCACCGCGCATGAACATCGGCGGGGTGAACGTCCGGGACTCGAACAGTTCGAAGTCGGGTCGGCGAGCCGCGATCTTGGCCTGCACGAGCGGCTGCTTCGCGGTGCCGTTGAGCACCTCGAACAGCTCGGTCTCGCCGAGGAAGAACGCGTCGTCCTCCTTCTCCAGGCGACCGCGCTCGACGCACCGGCGCGCGACCTCCAGGAACGCCTTGCGCTTGGCGTAGGTGATCCGGTCGATGAAGTGGCGCCAGTCGTCACGCAACACCAGGAAGTCGATGATCTGGTGCTGCAACAACTTGAACAGCTGCTGCTTGACCGGGCCGAGGAAGCCCCGGCCGAGGTTCTCGATGACCTCCGCCTCGGCGGCTTCCCGGCGGGCCCGGACGCGTTCCTCCAGCTCGATCGGCGGGGTGGCTTCGGGCGCCTGCAGCTGCACCTTGAACGCCTCGTAGTCGACCGCCGGATCGTCCGCGCGACGCTTGAAGATCAGGTCGCGGTCCGGATGGCCGCGGTGGCCGTGTTCGGCGAGGAACTCACGGTACTTCTCCAGGAACTCGCGGCCCTCGTCGCTGTTCTCCAGTTCCGCAAAAAACGCTGCGCCCTGGTGCTTTTCGAACGCGTCCGAGAGCACCTTGGAGTGGC contains:
- a CDS encoding tyrosine-type recombinase/integrase — encoded protein: MTVRVRTHGDGYAIDGQWEGSAAANAFLTHLAGRGFSAATVRAYAFDVLNLARFLLDRDLTVAAVTPVTVFEWIDWQDVRREPRPGMATRGDRGAAASTINRRVAAVRALFEYLVMTRMRADNPVPSPRRGQGLRPQARGLLGHLGPGRPRAGGRLVRQPRLLPESLDADAVEQFVASLRTHRDRAMVWAMLFGGLRSAEVRSLRLADVDFGRRRLRVLGKGSKERVVPVDAVFFTELSAYLRLERPPGLATQECFVVLRGPTHGSPVTEAGLRSLFRRHRVLSGATRVRPHRLRHTYGTELASAGIDLMALRELMGHVSPETTAGYVHLSVAQLAAEYGAARASLAGTRR
- a CDS encoding DUF7065 domain-containing protein; amino-acid sequence: MKLRKVDPADDGSHQPTGDDERWQESWVLYWFDPSNMSGGSHHFGLQRPRERADVWDWVTVQGRHAGHFNALTLPIPDQDLSKFEIGRMRIQTLEPLQKYRFSSEYPSTGTKVDIVYEAFTDAISVALDGSGAEVGANHYETFGRASGTVTQGGQTLEVSGWAFQDHSWGIRDWNTVGAHRWICATFSENFYCAAGTFATNAGVRAFGYVFDGEFKEVTRMSFGGRVGDDGFSVEGCDARIWTKPGDAYHITGDCVSSQLSNHHDGWFTSNGFAMFECGGRLGTGVLELAELKQLTPSLQRRLDEANG